AGCGGCTCAAAATAAGGACCTCGTAGAGATTGCCGATGCTTTGGGAGATATGTTGTACATCCTTTGCGGTACGATACTCGAACATGGACTGCAACATAAAATAGAAGAAGTTTTTGATGAAATCCAGCGGAGCAATATGAGTAAATTAGGGGCAGATGGCAAACCGATTTATCGCGAGGATGGGAAAGTGCTGAAAGGGCCAAATTATTCTAAGCCCAATTTTGAAGCCATTCTGAAATAATGGAATCATACCTATAAAAAGCAATGGCTATCATCCAGATTGGAGATAGCCATTGCTTTTGGAATACGATCCTTTCGCTCAGGAAGGGATTTATACTTTTACCGTCCAGCCAAAAGTATCTTCGGCAAGTTTGTATTGGATATTGTTTAGTTTTTCTTTTAGTTGTAACGCATAACTGTTTTCCGTTGGAGGCAGTTCATAATATACGTCCTGGTATGAAAATCCAATAATAGGATTGACCACTGCTGCAGTACCGGCACCAAAGATCTCTTTAAGGGTTCCATTTTGGACAGCTTCAACCAGTTCACTAACTAATACAGAACGCACTTCAACCTTCAGACCTTCGCGTTCTGCCAGTTCAATAAGGCTTTTACGGGTTACACCGTCTAAGATGCGCTCACTGGTAGGGGCAGTATATAAAGTATCACCAATCCTGAAGAACACGTTCATTGTTCCGGCTTCTTCCAGTTTGGTATGGGTAGCATCATCGGTCCAGATAATTTGCTGGAATCCTTTTTCATTGGCCAGTTTTGTAGGGTAAAATTGCCCGGAATAATTCCCTGCAGCTTTCGCAGCTCCAATACCACCATTGGCAGCGCGGCTGTAATGCTCTGCAATAATAACTTTTACTTCACCGGAATAATAAGATTTTGCCGGAGAAAGAATGATCATAAATCGGTATTGGGAAGAAGGGGCGGCAATTACACCGGTTCCGGTAGCAATCATAAAAGGACGGATGTACAAAGAGTTTCCTTTTCCTTTTTTAACCCATTCCTGTTCAATTTTAAGGAGTTCCTTAAGACCATCCATAAATACAGGTTCCGGAACTGAAGGCATCGCTAAACGGTTGGCGGATTTATTAAAACGGATGAAATTTTCTTCAGGCCTGAAAAGCCATACGCTATCCTGTTCGTCTTTGTAGGCTTTCATCCCTTCAAAAATTGCCTGCCCGTAGTGAAAAACCCGGGATGAAGGATCCATTAAGAAGGGCTCATAAGGTTTAATAACAGGTTTTTGCCACGCTCCATCGGCAAAATCGCAGAGTAGCATGTGGTCTGTAAATATATTTCCGAAAGCTAAATTTTCAAAATCAATCTGGCTGATTTTAGAAGTCGCTGCTTTTTGAATGTCAATTTCAATACTGTTGGTTGTGCTCATTTTAAATTTTAAAGGTTTTAAAAATGCTTCTAATCGATTGTAAATCAATAATAGAAATAATTTTAAAAGTTTACATTTGATTTTATTTTTGCTAAATTAATAAAAAAAGAATCTTTAATAAAGAATATTTAAAATTTAAACAAAATCGCCTTTACTTTTTAATTATTCTTAATTTTCGTTTTGTATACTCTTTATTTATTAATTATATAATAAAAAAAGATTAAAAATTGTAATAGTTACCCGATAGAAAAAATTATTTTTGCTTCTCAAAAGAGTATCAATACTACTATTTAAATCCATATTATGAAAAAAGTTATACTATTAATGAGTGTTTTTCTGTCACTAATGAGTTGTGCAGATAAGAAAACGGAAGAAACAGTAAAAGAGCCGGAAACGGTATATGCTGAGTTCGGGACTAAAATTGCACCTGACAATGCCCTGACAAAAGAGGAAATGTTTGAAAAATTCAAAGGCCTTAAAGAAGGGGATACGATTGATGTGAAATTCAAATCGAAAATTAATGATGTGTGCAAAAAGAAAGGATGCTGGATGGCAATGGAATTACCAGAGGAGAAAGAAGCTTTTGTAAAATTCAAAGACTACAGCTTTTTTGTACCGATGAATGCTACCAATGAAGATGCTATCGTAAGCGGTAAGGCTTTTATCAGTGTAGAAACAGTTGACCAACAACGTCATTATGCTAAAGATGGCGGAAAATCAGAAGCGGAGATCAGTAAAATTACAGAACCTAAGATTACGTATGCATTCCAGGCTGATGGAGTACTAATTACCCAGGAATGAGAGCAATAGTATATGTAGCTTTTTTATTCCTGTTGCTGGTGTCCTGTAAAAAGGAGGTACCGGAAACAGAAGTCGTAAAAACAGAATCTGCCCCTAATAAGAAATTTAAAATGTATGAGATGTCTGAAATGTCTGCCCTAATGGAACAGATGTATGTAGACAATCAACGTCTTAAAGAGCGTATTATGCGGGGGGATACTATTGGTGATTTTCCCAATCATTTCCTGAAGATCCATAAGGCAGTAATGACCGATACTTCAGAAAATGATGCTTTTTTTAAGCAACAGGCAGCCTTATTCCTGAAAGCACAGGAATTAATCCACGAGGATCCAAAAGGTGCCCGGGAACACTTTAATAATGCCGTGAGTGCCTGCATCCGATGCCATGAGGTAAAATGCGGCGGGCCCATACCCCGAATAAAAAAATTATATATCCCATAAATTTTGAAAAGAGAAATTATTCAGACTTCCGACGGTTCTACCACCATTCATTTACCCGAATGGGAGGAAAGCTATCATTCGAAGCACGGTGCCATACAAGAGGCCTATCATGTCTTTATCCAAAATGGCCTTTCGCTGTTCCGGGGAAAAGAAACGGTGGCTATTATGGAGATCGGTTTTGGGACAGGGCTGAATGCTTTTATTACTTTTTTGGAGGGAAAAAAGAATAACCAAAAAATAAACTATACCGGCATTGAGGCTTATCCAATTTCTCCGGAAGAAGTAGGCCTTATGAATTATGCCCAGGAATTGGATGTCGCAGCTAATGCGCCTGTTTTTGCCGCTATGCATGATGCCGCCTGGGAAACTCCTGTAGCACTGGATGCTACTTTCGAGCTCACAAAGAATAAGCTCTTTTTTAATGAAATCCAATACGAGCAGGCATTTGACCTGATCTATTTCGATGCTTTTGGTTTTCGGGTACAGCCCGAATTGTGGTCTGCGGAGATTTTTGCGATCATGTATAAGGCATTAAAACCCGAAGGGACTCTGGTTACCTATGCTGCACGGGGCATTATTAAGAGAAACATGCAGGAAGCAGGATTTACAGTAACGAAAATGGCAGGCCCACCAGGGAAAAGAGAAATGATGCGGGCGACTAAAAAGAATGATCTCATTTAAGAGTCTTGATTTAATTAACAGCTATCCTTATTTTATTAACGTTTTATTGTGTATTTTAGCTAGTAATTAAATATACATTTACAAAACGTTCTTAAGTAATAATTTTAATAAAAATCATTAATCATGTCAAGATCTATGTTTGCCTATACCAAGACTATACTGGAAAGAGTAAGTTTTGATCCGTTGTTATTTTGTAAAGAACTAGAGAAAGCAGTACGTTTTTTGTTACCTTCAGAAGTCGATGAACTTTTCGACTGGCTGTTGAACTACACCAATGAGAAACCGGAACTTAAGCATTGCCTTATAGTTGTAAATAAATAAAAAAAAAGGAGCCTGAAATTTCAGGCTCCTTTTTTTATGTGCTTTAGGGACGTTTAGTTTTGCAACTGTTTGTTCGCTTCCGCTTTATTTTCTGCTGCAGCTGCAGGAGTAGGTGTTTTTGTTGTGTCCACTGTTGCAGCTGCAGTATCTACAGGCATAGTGTGTTCTGCTGAACTGGTAGTCAGGCTATAATCGGTTCTTCTTCCGTCATTGCTTTGTACCGGGTTACCCTCAGGATATACCACATTCCCTTTTTCGTTATCGGAATTGTTTTCTTTGCTTCCGCAAGATCCCATAAGGCCTAAAGCAAAAACGGCAACAGCAGTGGTCATGATTCTCTTTTTCATTATATAAATTTTAGATTAGTCTTTCCATTTTATGTCGTAAAGTTATAATTTTTTATATGATTTACCTCTACTGTCATAGTACTTTTCAATAAAAAAGATCGTCATAAACCTATTCTACAGCTGGATTTATAAAATTAGTGGTAAGTTTGCCGCCATTCCTAATCTTTAATATTTTCCACATGTCGGAGCACCGCCATTTTATACTTCACAAACCTCACGGTTATGTTTGCCAGTTCGTCCATCCCGTACAGAAGAAAAAACTATTGGGGGCACTCTATGATTTCCCCGAAGGAACGATGGCTATAGGACGCCTGGATGAAGATTCTGAAGGGTTATTGCTACTGACTACCGAAGGCATGATGAGTGAAAAAGTACGCAGTAAAAAAGTAGAGAAGGAATACTACGCCCAGGTGGATGGCCTTATCGATACCGCTGCAGTAGCGCAACTGAAAGCAGGGGTGGAAATTGGGGTCAAAGGCACCAAATACCAGACCTTGCCCTGTGAGGCTTTTATCTTGAAAGAAGCACCCGAATTTGAAGCACGTACCAAAAAAATACGGGACGAACGCCATGGTCCTACAAGCTGGGTTTCCATTATCGTTAATGAAGGTAAATTCCGCCAGGTGCGCAAAATGACCGCTGCAGTAGGATTCCCGACTTTAAGGCTGATCAGGGTGAGAGTAGGAGCAATACACCTCCATCATCTCAAAGCCGGTGAGGTTATTGAAGTCAGCGATCTGGAAATCTGATACGCTTTAGAACGGATAGCCAATAGCGAGGTTAAATACCAGGTTTTCTTTTCTCCAGGAACTATTCCCAAAACTGATCTGATCCAGTACCCATCGGCTGCCTTCCGGATTATCCGGTCTGCGTAATGGGAAAGCAAGATCCGTACGCAGTACTAAAAAGGAAAGGTCAAAACGCAATCCAACCCCGGTTCCAACGGCCAGTTCATTCAGGAACCTGCCGGAGAATTCAGCACCCGGTTTACTATCATTTTTATTCATAAGCCAGATATTCCCGGCATCTACAAAAACAGCGCCCTGGACGATACTAAACAGTTTGGTACGGTATTCTGTATTGAGTTCGAGCTTGATATCTCCCGATTGATCGGGTAAAAAGGAATTGGAATCGGTTGCTACGTTAAATGATCCGGGACCAATAGCCCTCGCCCGGAAAGCCCGGATACTGTTGGTACCACCGATAAAAAACTGGCGAATATAGGGTAATTCAGTAGAGTTGCCATACGGTACGCCTACACCCACAATGATACGGCTGGCCAACTGAGAATTTCGGCTCAGGCGAAAATAATGCCTGAAATCATGCTCCATTTTTGCAAATTGGCTAAATGGCACACTAAAAATAGTAGCGGTATTGTCTTTTTTCGCATTAGCGCCAGTAATAAGCCCTGCTATATTTCCGGCCAATTCGATCGAACCTTTATAGTAAAACGTATTTTTCTTACGCTTTTCCATGGTATTGGTATAGGTAAACGAATAGGTAGGCCCAAAGATCAGCTGACGGTCGATGATCCGCTGTAGGGAGTTGCCTAAAGTGTCATCTGCTATCTTTTGCCGGTATTCATCGGTCACATTAAAGGGGCTTACATAATTGATTTGTGTGATATTCAATTCGTGTTCCTTATGTACACTTTCTTTCCATAAATAGCCAAAAGAGCCTTTAAAAGAGTTCAGGGTATAGAGTTTCTGTCGGTTTTGGAATTCATATCCCAAAGTGGCCTTTGTCCTTGGGACAAATCCGCTGGAAGA
The Flavobacterium kingsejongi genome window above contains:
- a CDS encoding branched-chain amino acid aminotransferase; protein product: MSTTNSIEIDIQKAATSKISQIDFENLAFGNIFTDHMLLCDFADGAWQKPVIKPYEPFLMDPSSRVFHYGQAIFEGMKAYKDEQDSVWLFRPEENFIRFNKSANRLAMPSVPEPVFMDGLKELLKIEQEWVKKGKGNSLYIRPFMIATGTGVIAAPSSQYRFMIILSPAKSYYSGEVKVIIAEHYSRAANGGIGAAKAAGNYSGQFYPTKLANEKGFQQIIWTDDATHTKLEEAGTMNVFFRIGDTLYTAPTSERILDGVTRKSLIELAEREGLKVEVRSVLVSELVEAVQNGTLKEIFGAGTAAVVNPIIGFSYQDVYYELPPTENSYALQLKEKLNNIQYKLAEDTFGWTVKV
- a CDS encoding nucleoside triphosphate pyrophosphohydrolase family protein, with the protein product MQKKLNAVREFHTAFGLGVSATPKTDLGDAIHMLRYNLMKEENEEYLEAAQNKDLVEIADALGDMLYILCGTILEHGLQHKIEEVFDEIQRSNMSKLGADGKPIYREDGKVLKGPNYSKPNFEAILK
- a CDS encoding DUF4920 domain-containing protein; its protein translation is MKKVILLMSVFLSLMSCADKKTEETVKEPETVYAEFGTKIAPDNALTKEEMFEKFKGLKEGDTIDVKFKSKINDVCKKKGCWMAMELPEEKEAFVKFKDYSFFVPMNATNEDAIVSGKAFISVETVDQQRHYAKDGGKSEAEISKITEPKITYAFQADGVLITQE
- the mnmD gene encoding tRNA (5-methylaminomethyl-2-thiouridine)(34)-methyltransferase MnmD; this encodes MKREIIQTSDGSTTIHLPEWEESYHSKHGAIQEAYHVFIQNGLSLFRGKETVAIMEIGFGTGLNAFITFLEGKKNNQKINYTGIEAYPISPEEVGLMNYAQELDVAANAPVFAAMHDAAWETPVALDATFELTKNKLFFNEIQYEQAFDLIYFDAFGFRVQPELWSAEIFAIMYKALKPEGTLVTYAARGIIKRNMQEAGFTVTKMAGPPGKREMMRATKKNDLI
- a CDS encoding pseudouridine synthase is translated as MSEHRHFILHKPHGYVCQFVHPVQKKKLLGALYDFPEGTMAIGRLDEDSEGLLLLTTEGMMSEKVRSKKVEKEYYAQVDGLIDTAAVAQLKAGVEIGVKGTKYQTLPCEAFILKEAPEFEARTKKIRDERHGPTSWVSIIVNEGKFRQVRKMTAAVGFPTLRLIRVRVGAIHLHHLKAGEVIEVSDLEI